The window AAGCTATTGCTTTTTTTCCAACTGCTTCGCCTTGCGCTCCACGTCCTGGGCCAGGGCCCTGCGCCTCCTGCGCAGTTCGCCGGCCAGTTTCTTGTCCTCCACGGCCAGAATCTGAGCGGCAAGCCAGCCCGCGTTGCGCGCCCCGGCCTTGCCCACCGCCACCGTGGCCACCGGCACCCCGGGGGGCATCTGCGCGGTGGACAGAAGGGCGTCCAGGCCTCCCAGGGCGGAGGACTCAAGCGGGACTCCGATGACCGGCAGCACCGTGCAGGCGGCCACCGCCCCGGCCAGGTGGGCCGCCATCCCCGCCCCGGCGATGATGACGCCCGCCCCTCTTTTCTCGGCCTCGGCGGCCAGGCGGCGCACCCTCGCGGGGCTCCGGTGGGCCGAGCCGATGGTCATCTCATACGGGATGCCAAGCTCCTCCAGCACCCCGGCCGCCTCTTTCATCACCGTGAGGTCATTCTCCGAGCCCATGAGTATGAGCACTTTCATGGATGTCCCCCCTTAGACCCCGGCCCGGTTCAGGGCCTTGTCCCCGATGTCCCGCCTGTAGTGCATCCCCTCGAAGCGAATCTTCCCGATGGCCTCGTGGGCCCGCTCCTTGGCCGTCCTGATGTCCGGCCCCAGCGCCGTCACGCCCAGGACGCGCCCCCCGCTGGTCACCACCTGCCCGTCTTCGTAAGCGGTCCCGGCGTGAAAGACCACGACGTTGCCGGTGGCCCGCGCCTCCTCAAGCCCGTATATGGGGACGCCTTTCCGGTAGGAGCCCGGATATCCCCCGGAGGCCAGGACCACGCAGACCGAGGCTTCGGGCTTCCAGGTGAGGGACATCTCCCCGAGCCTTCCGTCCGTGATGGCCAGGGCGACGTCCACGAGGTCCGTCTCCATCCGGGTGAGGACGGGCTGTGCCTCCG is drawn from Nitrospirota bacterium and contains these coding sequences:
- the purE gene encoding 5-(carboxyamino)imidazole ribonucleotide mutase, with amino-acid sequence MKVLILMGSENDLTVMKEAAGVLEELGIPYEMTIGSAHRSPARVRRLAAEAEKRGAGVIIAGAGMAAHLAGAVAACTVLPVIGVPLESSALGGLDALLSTAQMPPGVPVATVAVGKAGARNAGWLAAQILAVEDKKLAGELRRRRRALAQDVERKAKQLEKKQ